Genomic window (Neoarius graeffei isolate fNeoGra1 chromosome 13, fNeoGra1.pri, whole genome shotgun sequence):
aattcctctgatttagtttgtttggattcgcaaattacttttctcaccattttctgttatttcgtgatgttttgaagttcaggagacgcttcaGTCCTCGGATGTGTTTGCTTACTGTTTGACCatggtcgccatattgtaaactaacgcgtATATAATACATGTAATCCCCACGTGTTTAAAGGTgtgtctgtggatctttgtgaatgatttacctggaagagaagagcagggaggattgagaactgagccactgtggtttgtttacacccaatactaaaattCATAGCGTCCTAGCAAACGTtgcaaagacgcgtacaaaaaaCCCAGAAACTCCTcattacccgggcaaaaacgatacaggatttatcttgtagtgtcctgatccccagatctttaacccggcccctccatgctcttccagattttcatctgtgtgtccgtgtagaacgatgtctgcagcaccaggtagtctgagatgtcagggaactcaacggacggataattttccaactccaaggaaaaaaaatccttctttgttagtgtgtaaggatctaatcccattgagtggtttctatatccacttcttggttttaataacttgcttatttgctgaacacaaacatggcagtaagttcttgtgttaatggaccagactccacttttggatcattaatcccttttgactgagaatgcatgggtttggcttctggcacatctgtacagttttaaatacaacacctacaatttaaaaaaaaaaagttattgcatttatttaattcctgggctcagatctgtaacagggagtgatgttgcatcccattaatacactgtacaatagattatttagattctaatagaatcaatgagccaaaataattggggattttttttttttaaatgaataggtgggccttaaaggagaaaaggttgagaacccctgctctagtcCATATGTTCCCAGTTCATTTTAATCTTCTCCCTGATTTAACACACCATTAGCTGATAAATTTATTTGAAAGTCTGGATTTTTCTCGTTTTTTCAGcacgagatgaagcgacttcaccaaaaggtggatttttttcccccaatgctTTTTTACTAATATTTACAAAGGGGGCCAATAATCACAGACAGCACTGTATAGAGGAAGATTAAATAGGTTAATAATATACAGATTGGCATCTCTGTACATCTGTATGCCCTCCGTACAAAAGCTAAACACTTCCATAGTTCTCTCTCCGATTGTTGTGATGTCTTATGGTCAACATTTTAACCCTATTAAGATCGATTCAGAACCCAGAGATCCAGTAAATGGAATGACAAACCAGACATTTTGGGGAAAATAACAATATTTTATTGCAAACCAAACAGTCACATAAATCAAACATTTTACAGTACAAGTTTTAACAGTTATTACATGTAAGCATATCCGTAGTTGCTTTGTTCCATATATATTAAAACTAATACACAGACTCAAAATATACAAACAAACTTAAATAGCAGTACACGGTCATATCGAGTGGAATGTGGTGAGTGGACACACATGGAATGCTTTTTCTTTGTGAGCGGCTTCGTTACATCACAAAAGGAGGCTGGAAGACTAAAGGTGAGACGAAGGTGTCCGATTGGTCGATCCAGGCGTCTATCTACACACATACATAGCAGCAGGTCCCTTCCAGCGTTGGCCCACTCGATCAAGGGgaaatggaggaaaaaaaaaaaaaagtaatgctcAAAAAATCATACACTAACTGTGCAACCAAACCTGAGGTCATGCAAGTGGTGACGGATTGTGGTCATATGACCCAGAGTGAAgatgaagacacacacacacacacacacacacacacacacacacagcattcacATTCTGACAACAGCACTACCCTCGAATATGTGGgtggaaaaataaaacaaacacttGAAAATAAAATCCATTAACATTCCTGCACCCTCACTCTGTCCATCCAGAACAGTCGGACCACGACGTACGTAAGCGAGAAGTAACCATGCTCTGCGTAGACAAACAAGACAATGATGGTGAAAGAAAGTCAAGTCATTTCTCTCATATGTACGATTCAGGCCTTTAAACCAAGGCCTATGGAGCTGCCTAAGGCCATGTGCAAACAGGGGCCCCCAATCCGGGGGCGGGGCAATGGGGCTGGCTTCATTCTCATAGTGATGCACTACAGGTGGGACTCCATGGGACGGCATTTCCATGGTAATGAGCTACGGTTTCAGAGTCTATGGGATGGTGTCGCCATGGTGACAGGCTACAAGTACGAGTCCATAGTCGGAGCGTAGGAGAAGCCCAGAAAGGCTTCAGCTGCCTCACTGATGCTGGCGGTCACCAGAGCGCTGTCTGGGGAGCAGCCGATGGAGCTCGGCACCGGCTCTTCTGTGAACTCTGGGTCGAAATGCCGCAGGTCGTTGGGGCCGGTCTGAAAACAGACACAAAGATGAATTAGCTTGAAGAACAGAACAGTAATACATTCGTGTTTAAAAACATCgtttaagaagaaaaagaagccaagaagcctttgtcacatggacactcaagcacagactaaagcctcggtcacaaccggccgtacgtgctcctacagccggtctacgtgcaaaaaaacccccgcaagaaacgcacagagggcgcgcgtgtgacgtgctgattttcgagccgtagactggccgcagaggttctttgtcatgtcaaacaaactctacgggcgcttacatttttttcaggttgcaagacaaacttacggccaacgtgcgtctttctccacgaacaaaaaaaaaaaaaaaaaaaaaaaaaaaaagcaatttgggaaatgccaaaaatcgcacggccccaaaaaaaaaaaaaaaaaaaatcgtacgtccggttgtgacctaggctttaagcacacagtgaaatttaactaaGGCCTATTAAATGTATTTCACCAAATTATTTATtaccaatttattattattatgtatttattGAGCCAGGCCTCTTAATTTATTaccaatttatttattaatttactaccattttattactattattaatttatataccttttttatttatttaaccaagGCCTATTAATGATTTTAGTCAGATTTTAATGATTCATTTTACCATAGTATaaataaaatgtcatcagtggagtTGATCCTACATTCCCAGCACCTTGTCTAATTTCAGGAACAGCCCTATATTCCCAGGATTCCATGTCAAGAAAAGTAGGTCAGCGTGCTCATATATTCAGTAACTTATTTGAAGTGGAGTTATTTAGCCAATTTCATTAATACAACAGTTAAAGTCACTTGGataaaggattttttttaatcaattttttttaatagtaGAGTGTTCATATCTGCTTTAGAGTGTGTGACTTTTGGCAACCCCATGACCCCACCCATAATCTTAGGAATCTTTAAGGAACTTTAGGAAGTTCGTCTAATGCATCATGTACAGCTCAGCTAAAGAAACCTGGATCCTTGGGGAATATACGGCCCTGGGAGCAGGGATACACTCCACTATCATGACCCTTATCCTTATTCAACATGCTCtacagcataataataataataataataaaaataaataccacGTTAGGGTTGAAAGGAGGCGTGAGCTTCTTAGCATTCAGATCATCCCAGTTAATGGGGGAGAAGAACATGTGGTTCTTGATCTCATTCTGTAAAGAAATCAACGAGAAAGACATGAGCCATCAGATAACAACGTGCAGTCATGTTTCAGGCACTGACGCTGTCAAACAACGACACTTACAAAGTCATCGGTGCAGCCTAGCCGCTTGGTACGGTCCTTCTGCAGCAGACCCTCCAGGAGATGGCGGGCAGCGTTGGAGATGTTGGGCTTCAGCTGCAGTGGCTTGTTCAGGATGTTGTCGTACATCTCCGCTGTGTTGCGGCTGTAAAACGGAGGCTGTGGgccaaagaaggaaaaaaaaaaaaagcacagggtTAAAACTGGTCTCAGTGGTGGGTGTAATTATATAGCTTACATGGTTCCTTGTACCTTATATGATACAATACTCACCAAGCCATACAACATCTCGTAGAGCACAGCACCCAAACACCACCAGTCCACTGTCCGGTCATATGGCTGCTTATGCAACACCTCTGGAGCCAAATACTGAAAGAATACAAGAGCTTGAGTGCATTTTTCAAAACAAGTGCCCTGTAAGGAAAGGCATTTATTTAGCGCCTTTGTTCCATTACAAGGGACAGTAAAAGTGACAAACAAAATGGAGCCACTTCAGCACCAATAGCCTCTATGGTAACAGTCAAGTAGCAGAGATGGATGGTATGTACCTCTGGTGTCCCGCAGAAGGTGGACGTGGTTCCGTTAGGCTCTATGTTCTCCTTGCAGAGGCCGAAGTCTGTTAGGATGATGTGTCCTTGTGAGTCCAGGAGGATGTTTTCGGGCTTCAGGTCCCTGTAGACAATGTTCAGGGAGTGCAGGTAGCCCAAAGCGCTGGCGATTTCAGCAGCGTAGAAACGGGCACGAGGTTCCAGAAAGCACCGTTCCCTCTGAAGGTGATAGAACAGCTACAGAAAGAGAATGGGGGGGAATGAAAGAATGATTAAGTCCTTGGTCCTATATCCTGTGAACCATATTTAATCAGCGCTTTCTTCACTCTTCCAACAATGGGAGGAAATGAGAGTGTACTCTACTGAAAAGATAGAACACACAGAGGACTAAAGCTCCATCACTGCTAAATTGAGCTGCCCCCTTACACACACCCTCCCAGCCGTTTCCTGAATAGCTCCCTTTAAAGAGCACAGAAGGGAtatccgctctctgtctgtctcccgctCACTTTGTCTCTACTTGTTTTACTTCGCTCTTGTCCTCCAGTTTACACACAGAAATGTTCCATAAACACACTCGGATACTCTTACCTCTCCTCCATTGATGTAGTCCAGCACAAAGTAGAGTTTGTCGGCAGTTTGGAAGGAGTAATGCAAACCAACGAGGAACGGGTGCTTCACGTTCTTCAGCAACACGTTACGCTCGGACATGATGTGTTTCTCCTGAAACGTACAAAGGTGAAAGTTTTAGAGCAGAAGAATGAAGCAGTCAATACAGACAACATCCTCATTCTgtttaccagaaaaaaaaaaaatcttattaaagGAAAAGTCTAATATTTGGCAACTGAATCTTCATCAGATACATTAAGAATGCAGGTGTGCTTACTACAGATGACAGTTCGGACACATTTTACTCAAAACCTTTTGGCTTGAAACTCATTCATAAGGGAAGTCAAGATTGCAGAATTGCAAGAACAATTTCCATGTCGTAGAATAAACAAACAGAACAGTGTGCGGTTTGTTTATTCTACGACATGGAAAATGTCAAAATTCTTATCTGTGGTAAGTGCACATTGAGAAATAGtggcgaagaagaagaagaagtgcttGCCCTTTAAGTGCTAGATATCCCAAAAGATCTTACTTAATCAGAGACTATGGGGAATAAGCGAAAGACACTAAAGCCAACCtggcctatttaaaaaaaaaaaaaaaaaaggggatcaCATTTCGCACCTCTTTCTTCTTcaggatggctttcttctggAGCACTTTAACCGCATAGAATTGGTCATCACCACGATGGCGAGCCAGAAGAACCTTTCCGAAGCTGCCTTTTCCGATAACCTTCAGGAAGTTGAAGTCGGAGGGTTTAGCGGTCGGGTTAGACGAAGGCCCCAGGTTTATCTGCTGAGACGGACTGGGCTACAGGACGAGACAGAGTCACGGTCAGGCGTATCATGTATGCACACGGTATATTTTTTATTCTAATTAAGAAATAGACAAATAGCTATTTTATCTTAACTGTTCGAGCACCAAATCAAGAACCATACTTGGCAATAATCTTGATTCTGATTCTGGGAAGCTTGCAGGAGGATACTTACAGGAGGAGACGGGTTGCTCGTCATCAGCTCGGGATCTTGTGGTGGTGTCAAGGTCAGTATGGAATCCACTTCTGGGCTGTAACATGAACGAAGGACCAGAATTACTCCAAGAAAAGTGCAATCagtaaagtaaagtaaagtaaagtaatGCAGtttactctaaaaaaaaaaaaaaaaaagccttttaatGATGGTGCATGCATTTGCAATCTTCAGTCATTTTTGTGTATGAAGATTGTGCATAAATATCGCAATGTAAAATAATGAATTttgcattttaaaaaatatatattttttggaggTAAAATAAACATCCTcagaatttgtttgtttttcatgagTGAACTGAATACTCACTGCTTGCAGGCGTAGGAGCTGGTTGCCAGTTTCTGAATAAAGTCATTCAGTCCCATTTTCCTCTGTTTCAtaaaagctgagagagagagagagagagagagagagagagagagaagaagaagaaggggtcACTTGATATTCTTCCACTGAAGCAGGTTGGCTTGAAGGAGCTCCATTCATCGCTACTAGAATGAAAGCCTACCGCTGAGATTGGCCACCAGTCCCCTGGTTTTAGAGTAGGTCATCGCGGGAGCGCTCACGCTCGTCCCCGTTTGGATCGTCATGACTGACTGTCACGGTAGTTTTCCAGCGCGGGCACGCGCCCAACACTACACAAAAGCCTCAGTGAACTCCTACACCGCTCCCTTCGCGCACTTTATACCGGAGCGGCGGCGCGAGCTGTAGGCGGGGCCTGTCGAACACTTCCGAGCCGCTGCGTCGACCAATCACACGCGACTGCGCTCTGAATAATAATGAGTCACGAGCCCAAGGCTCCTCCTACGCTCGCGCCGGTAATGTTCCATTATTGCAAAAGGACAAAAAATGGATTTCTCACGCagagttgccagattgggcacggTTTTAATCTAACTAGACCTATTTTTTTTACCAACTGTCTTCACGGGTTTAATTAAATAATAGTCCAGTTTAATTCGTTTTATCTGTTCTCTGAGGTTACAAAGtgcttttttattgtgaatttgaATTATAAACAAACTACAGTAAGAGGGGTTAACCCACAATATGGCAACCCGGTAATAAAACTGCAATAAAAACTTACGGTTTTATAAAGGAATGACAGAATGACACGAAAGTAAACAAACAGAGCACAGGTTTTCACTTTACACTTCAACACTTAGCCTGTGAATAAACACTACAAAGCACTGATTTAACACCGTaagtgattaaaaaaagaaagaaggaaaacattttttttttcattcaagaTTCCAGTCACAGACAGAAAATACAAACCAAAGACAACAACATCCGACCTGACCAGAGAAAGTTTCCGGTTACATCCATCACACCGACTCACCTGGACTCTGTTCGGTTTACCGGTGAATCCGCGAGCCCATgaggagtgagagagtgagtaacAGCTCGCGCTCTCTCCTGACTGCACCGGATGGCTCGCGCAACACCGACAGAACCAAGGAAGTCCGTGCCAAAGACTTTAACCCGTGTTGCCAGATTTACTTCAAATCAACATTTTCATTTCCACTCAGCTACATACAGTCCTGTACAGAAGCCTTCGGTGCATGTAAAGAAACGCTGGAGACCAAAAACggctttaaaaaataatgaaatgaaatgaaatgaaatgaaatgttttaacataaaaaaatattataaacagtaatcagtaagccataataaatgagacaaagtcaatatttggtgtgagacgaccctttgggaatgtggaagtttcaaaattccatattttattcagaatagaacatagatgacatatcaaatgtttaaactgagaaaatgtatcatttaaagagaaaaattaggtgattttaaatttcatgacaacaacacatctcaaacaagttgggacaaggccatgtttcccactgtgagacatccccttttctctttacaacagtctgtaaacgtctggggactgaggagacaagttgctcaagtttagggataggaatgttaacccattcttgtctaatgtaggattctagttgctcaactgtcttaggtcttttttgtcgtatcttccattttatgatgcgccaaatgttttctatgggtgaaagatctggactgcaggctggccagttcagtacccggacccttcttctacgca
Coding sequences:
- the sgk1 gene encoding serine/threonine-protein kinase Sgk1 isoform X1, with the protein product MRLVHGTEKHTFSLKKCSAFQFVKRKVRRWMRNPKVSVEKPQAKAFLSPCPKCQDGQDLWYTHFPTSYACCPYSPGGYYLPHPPSPLCQPCMPGPRDKTKNCKVRKWKMLSRHHGDGKAKEAEPEGHMVCPWAMSPLLGNPVLMECSICNGPFITYSSEEAWQPRQRTQAMDLYYHGEADPDYGCTSDTTFMKQRKMGLNDFIQKLATSSYACKHPEVDSILTLTPPQDPELMTSNPSPPPSPSQQINLGPSSNPTAKPSDFNFLKVIGKGSFGKVLLARHRGDDQFYAVKVLQKKAILKKKEEKHIMSERNVLLKNVKHPFLVGLHYSFQTADKLYFVLDYINGGELFYHLQRERCFLEPRARFYAAEIASALGYLHSLNIVYRDLKPENILLDSQGHIILTDFGLCKENIEPNGTTSTFCGTPEYLAPEVLHKQPYDRTVDWWCLGAVLYEMLYGLPPFYSRNTAEMYDNILNKPLQLKPNISNAARHLLEGLLQKDRTKRLGCTDDFNEIKNHMFFSPINWDDLNAKKLTPPFNPNVTGPNDLRHFDPEFTEEPVPSSIGCSPDSALVTASISEAAEAFLGFSYAPTMDSYL
- the sgk1 gene encoding serine/threonine-protein kinase Sgk1 isoform X3; the encoded protein is MKQRKMGLNDFIQKLATSSYACKHPEVDSILTLTPPQDPELMTSNPSPPPSPSQQINLGPSSNPTAKPSDFNFLKVIGKGSFGKVLLARHRGDDQFYAVKVLQKKAILKKKEEKHIMSERNVLLKNVKHPFLVGLHYSFQTADKLYFVLDYINGGELFYHLQRERCFLEPRARFYAAEIASALGYLHSLNIVYRDLKPENILLDSQGHIILTDFGLCKENIEPNGTTSTFCGTPEYLAPEVLHKQPYDRTVDWWCLGAVLYEMLYGLPPFYSRNTAEMYDNILNKPLQLKPNISNAARHLLEGLLQKDRTKRLGCTDDFNEIKNHMFFSPINWDDLNAKKLTPPFNPNVTGPNDLRHFDPEFTEEPVPSSIGCSPDSALVTASISEAAEAFLGFSYAPTMDSYL
- the sgk1 gene encoding serine/threonine-protein kinase Sgk1 isoform X2 — its product is MTIQTGTSVSAPAMTYSKTRGLVANLSAFMKQRKMGLNDFIQKLATSSYACKHPEVDSILTLTPPQDPELMTSNPSPPPSPSQQINLGPSSNPTAKPSDFNFLKVIGKGSFGKVLLARHRGDDQFYAVKVLQKKAILKKKEEKHIMSERNVLLKNVKHPFLVGLHYSFQTADKLYFVLDYINGGELFYHLQRERCFLEPRARFYAAEIASALGYLHSLNIVYRDLKPENILLDSQGHIILTDFGLCKENIEPNGTTSTFCGTPEYLAPEVLHKQPYDRTVDWWCLGAVLYEMLYGLPPFYSRNTAEMYDNILNKPLQLKPNISNAARHLLEGLLQKDRTKRLGCTDDFNEIKNHMFFSPINWDDLNAKKLTPPFNPNVTGPNDLRHFDPEFTEEPVPSSIGCSPDSALVTASISEAAEAFLGFSYAPTMDSYL